A single genomic interval of Paracoccus aerodenitrificans harbors:
- a CDS encoding StaA, whose translation MAAEANSYDTWFRMKVKAALEDARAETSQVQVMQAAQALIDAKRQVEPKS comes from the coding sequence GTGGCCGCTGAAGCGAATTCGTATGACACGTGGTTTCGCATGAAGGTAAAGGCCGCGCTTGAGGATGCACGCGCCGAAACTTCACAGGTTCAGGTAATGCAGGCCGCACAGGCATTGATTGATGCGAAGCGGCAGGTCGAACCCAAGTCCTGA
- a CDS encoding type II toxin-antitoxin system YhaV family toxin, which translates to MSGDSVPAQAPLVVNGWSIYAHPLFLDQLEGLTLEVEARKARDPKTWRKKNSTKRLAAIFKLVTEAIPADPGAAAFRQGGTLGDHRKHWFRAKFFQQYRLFYRFNSDAKVIVVAWVNDDKTLRAYGSKTDAYATFKGMLEDGNPPDNFDALLKEAAAADKRFEKSLEAVPDR; encoded by the coding sequence ATGAGCGGCGATAGCGTGCCCGCCCAAGCGCCCCTTGTCGTAAACGGATGGTCGATATATGCGCATCCGCTCTTTCTGGACCAGCTCGAAGGGCTGACCCTGGAGGTCGAGGCGCGTAAGGCGCGCGATCCCAAGACCTGGCGCAAGAAAAATTCCACGAAACGGCTGGCCGCCATCTTCAAGCTGGTGACCGAGGCCATACCGGCAGATCCGGGTGCCGCAGCCTTCCGGCAAGGCGGCACACTCGGCGACCACCGCAAGCACTGGTTCCGGGCGAAATTCTTCCAGCAGTATCGGTTGTTTTACCGCTTCAACAGCGATGCGAAGGTCATCGTGGTGGCATGGGTGAATGACGACAAGACCCTGCGCGCCTACGGCAGCAAGACGGATGCATATGCGACGTTCAAAGGGATGTTGGAAGATGGCAATCCACCTGACAATTTCGACGCGCTCTTGAAAGAAGCTGCAGCGGCGGACAAGCGGTTCGAGAAATCCCTTGAAGCGGTGCCCGATCGGTAA
- a CDS encoding IS91 family transposase produces the protein MPRPTLEIADIFRAHGPAWRQANAGHVSLTQLKVMSAIEACRTEALGGHVAGCAKCGHHHIAYNSCKNRHCPKCQGPAARDWMEARAEDLLPVEYFHVVFTLPAEIAQIAFWNKKAVYGLLFRASAETVMTIAADPKRLGARIGMTSVLHTWGSALTHHPHIHMIVPGGGLSLDGTRWVACKRGFFLHVRVLSRLFRRLFLDGLLALHRAGELAFYGGLEGLAQADAFAAWLKPFRRSEWIVYAKPPFGGPEAVLAYLSRYTHRVAISNHRLISADAETVAFRWKDYRIKSGNRQKVMRLSTSEFIRRFLMHVLPDGFHRIRHYGLLASASRKVNIDRIRTLLGQTMPVRDALPAAEAAPLTLREPCPCCGGPMRIIEIFRRGQKPMSRAPPREQAA, from the coding sequence GTGCCCCGGCCAACGCTGGAGATCGCTGACATCTTTCGCGCTCATGGTCCCGCGTGGCGGCAGGCCAATGCGGGGCATGTCAGCCTGACCCAGCTGAAGGTGATGTCGGCGATTGAAGCCTGCCGGACCGAAGCGCTCGGCGGGCATGTCGCGGGCTGTGCCAAGTGTGGCCACCACCACATCGCCTACAACTCCTGCAAGAACCGCCACTGCCCGAAGTGCCAGGGACCGGCGGCACGCGACTGGATGGAAGCCCGCGCCGAGGACCTTCTGCCTGTGGAGTATTTCCACGTCGTCTTCACCCTGCCAGCCGAGATCGCGCAGATCGCCTTCTGGAACAAGAAGGCCGTCTACGGCCTGCTGTTCCGCGCGTCCGCGGAAACGGTCATGACCATCGCCGCCGATCCCAAGCGCCTCGGCGCCCGGATCGGCATGACCAGCGTGCTGCACACATGGGGATCGGCCCTGACGCATCACCCCCACATCCACATGATCGTGCCGGGCGGAGGCCTGTCGCTGGATGGCACCCGATGGGTCGCCTGCAAGCGGGGGTTCTTCCTGCATGTTCGCGTGCTGTCCCGCCTGTTCCGGCGGCTTTTCCTCGACGGCCTGCTGGCCCTGCATCGGGCCGGAGAGCTGGCTTTCTACGGCGGTCTCGAAGGATTGGCGCAAGCAGATGCCTTTGCCGCTTGGCTCAAACCGTTCCGCAGATCCGAATGGATCGTCTACGCCAAACCGCCCTTCGGCGGCCCCGAGGCGGTGCTGGCCTACCTGAGCCGCTACACCCACCGCGTCGCGATCTCGAACCATCGCCTGATCAGCGCAGACGCCGAGACGGTGGCGTTTCGATGGAAGGACTACCGCATCAAGTCCGGTAACAGGCAGAAGGTCATGCGCCTCTCGACATCGGAGTTCATCCGCCGGTTCCTGATGCATGTCCTCCCCGACGGCTTCCACCGCATCCGGCACTACGGCCTGCTGGCCAGCGCGAGCCGGAAGGTCAACATCGACCGGATCCGAACCCTGCTTGGCCAGACCATGCCGGTCCGGGATGCTCTGCCCGCCGCCGAGGCAGCGCCGCTCACCCTGCGCGAGCCGTGCCCTTGCTGCGGCGGCCCGATGCGCATCATCGAAATTTTCCGCCGCGGCCAGAAACCGATGTCGCGCGCCCCACCTCGGGAGCAGGCCGCATGA
- a CDS encoding rhomboid family intramembrane serine protease, with amino-acid sequence MRVFFRRTAALAAFVALLWAIQVVNWITGYGLNPAFGLIPRHGSGLDGVIAMPLLHGSFSHLMANTPPLLVMGGLLVATTTRALLPVNAVVIGLGGGLVWLFGSSAIHIGASGLVFGWFGFLVARGFVDRSPITLGAALLVGVLYSSILWGVLPGQPGVSWEAHLFGAIAGAVAASLVRTHVHVPRLGGVDLD; translated from the coding sequence ATGCGCGTCTTCTTCCGGCGCACCGCGGCGCTTGCCGCTTTTGTCGCGCTGCTCTGGGCGATCCAAGTCGTCAATTGGATCACCGGCTACGGCCTGAACCCGGCCTTCGGCCTGATCCCCAGGCACGGCAGCGGGTTGGATGGTGTCATCGCTATGCCCCTCCTGCATGGGAGCTTCTCGCACCTGATGGCCAATACGCCGCCTCTCCTGGTGATGGGTGGGCTGCTGGTTGCCACGACCACGCGAGCCTTGCTGCCGGTGAACGCAGTGGTGATCGGCCTCGGCGGCGGACTCGTCTGGCTGTTCGGAAGCTCCGCCATCCATATCGGTGCGTCAGGGTTGGTCTTCGGCTGGTTTGGCTTCCTCGTCGCGCGCGGCTTCGTGGATCGCTCCCCGATCACGCTGGGCGCGGCACTACTGGTCGGTGTCCTCTATAGCTCCATTCTCTGGGGCGTTCTTCCGGGCCAACCCGGCGTCTCGTGGGAGGCGCATCTCTTCGGCGCCATCGCGGGCGCTGTCGCTGCATCCCTTGTCCGGACGCATGTCCATGTGCCGCGCCTCGGCGGTGTCGATTTGGACTGA
- a CDS encoding strawberry notch-like NTP hydrolase domain-containing protein, translating to MTKPKPANPALSISHPDLASALAQIGAEVDNQPLRSSAIARIMRETFHGNDAGGAWDWRMAYDLTQAAAVQVLLRGEGASGDVAAARLLASRLLTETRRSEQQIRLQQFSTPLPFAALVLRAAAIRKGETVLEPSAGTGALAAFAARAGATLLLNEIDPFRQRLLRAVFGGEVTGHDGEHIDDLLQSPVLPDVVVMNPPFASSVDRSRDKHIAAKHLIAAAKRLAPGGRLVAIMPPGFTPERDAAHWSRACGLLTPRLALTMPGQVYRKLGTSVETQLMVFDKVQEDGEMIRVPVRDLDEALAYVDAVAATRPEMRPAQRAEATPHARPTVPASAPRKTAASPVAASKRRANAVRPLSFTSFETPRDNTPISDIYARYRPQRIEIAGAQEHPTPLVESIAMASVAPPMPSNTGSDDLGLPARLIEEGHLSEAQLETIIMAHDAHGRDLPGRFTIDDDQTKLTRADDDPDARAYRLGYFLGDGTGCGKGRECAGLILVNWLAGRRKAIWVSKSATLIEDAIRDWTDLGGSPADIQPLSKWKPDQPVPMGDGILFVTYATLRSAGKCGTTRLSQVLDWMGEDFEGVLAFDEAHAMQNAAGSEQGRGVKPSQQGLAGLRLQLAAPRARVFYISATGATSVHNLAYAARLGLWGQGPEYPFPSCESFVSAMEAGGVAAMEVVARDLKTLGLYTARALSFDGVEYDVLEHALTPAQIEVYDAYAGAFRTIHHNLEAALTATGVSNASGETNASAARASAKSRFESTKQRFFNHLLMGMKAPSIIHAIKEDLAAGNACVIQVVSTGESLLKRRLEAMDPEDELVEGALTPRDYVLGYLEQAFPIHAQKLVEIDGNMVAEPLRDEAGALVVSREALALRDAAMMELMTLAPIPSALDQILWAFGDEAVAEVTGRSIRPLKAEDGHLFIEKRSASSNSSETQAFMDGEKDILIFSDAGGTGRSYHAAQTAKNQKRRRHYLLEPGWRADAAIQGLGRTHRSAQVSAPFFRVCTSDVHGEKRFTSTIAKRLDQLGALTKGQRETGSQGMFREEDNLESPIARAALRGYFADLAAGRAEAMSYESFTDWTALRLIDKDGVLLEELPPIQRFLNRVLALPIHMQNALFAEFMRRIADQSERARAAGTLDLGVETLRGEKIEQVSTEDLWTCPKSGAVTRIIGLEVTDPVYVLVAEEAISRNPDKLPMVNRASGRAALISARPMQMYDEDIVTLMRKAVRPNGSSYLEEARFESSAWEEIDRPEFAQIWEAEAASLPKTTTTKLYLLTGLLLPIWKDIPTTNERIYRVTPDGATAMIGRTLSEEGAASLRARFLVSNPQTPQEMLTAALGTTAPVDLGRGLTLTRRRVAGEMRLELGGADRGMIDGLKALGCFTEIIAFQLRVFLPHGDGIDTGSILARIVGQRAARAAEQAA from the coding sequence ATGACCAAGCCCAAACCGGCAAACCCGGCTCTCTCGATCTCCCACCCTGATCTCGCCTCTGCCCTCGCGCAGATCGGCGCGGAGGTCGACAACCAGCCCCTGCGCAGTTCAGCGATCGCGCGTATCATGCGCGAGACGTTCCATGGCAACGATGCCGGCGGTGCCTGGGACTGGCGCATGGCATATGACCTGACGCAGGCCGCGGCTGTGCAGGTGCTGCTGCGTGGGGAAGGTGCTTCAGGTGACGTCGCCGCTGCAAGGCTGCTTGCCTCGCGGCTCCTGACGGAAACCCGCCGCTCCGAGCAGCAGATCCGGCTGCAGCAGTTTTCCACGCCGCTGCCATTTGCGGCGCTGGTCTTGCGGGCCGCGGCGATCCGCAAGGGCGAGACCGTTCTGGAGCCCTCGGCGGGCACCGGTGCACTGGCCGCTTTCGCCGCCCGGGCTGGTGCCACGCTTTTGCTCAACGAGATCGACCCCTTTCGCCAGCGCCTCCTGCGCGCGGTTTTCGGCGGCGAGGTGACGGGCCATGACGGCGAGCATATCGACGATCTGCTGCAGTCGCCGGTTCTACCCGACGTCGTGGTGATGAACCCGCCCTTCGCCTCCTCGGTCGATCGGTCCCGGGACAAACACATCGCCGCCAAACATCTCATCGCGGCTGCAAAGCGTCTGGCACCCGGCGGGCGGCTGGTGGCGATCATGCCGCCGGGATTCACGCCCGAACGCGATGCCGCGCATTGGTCACGCGCCTGCGGTCTACTGACGCCGCGCTTGGCGTTGACGATGCCGGGGCAGGTCTACCGCAAACTCGGCACCTCTGTCGAAACCCAGCTTATGGTCTTCGACAAGGTGCAGGAGGACGGCGAGATGATCCGCGTCCCTGTGCGGGATCTGGATGAAGCCTTGGCATATGTCGATGCCGTGGCCGCAACCCGGCCCGAGATGCGCCCCGCCCAACGGGCTGAAGCGACCCCTCATGCTCGGCCGACCGTTCCAGCATCTGCCCCGCGCAAGACCGCTGCTTCGCCTGTTGCCGCCTCCAAACGCCGGGCCAATGCCGTCCGTCCGCTCAGCTTTACAAGCTTTGAGACCCCTCGCGACAACACGCCCATCTCGGACATTTATGCGCGCTACCGTCCGCAGCGGATCGAGATCGCGGGTGCGCAAGAACATCCCACGCCGCTCGTCGAGAGCATCGCCATGGCCTCGGTTGCCCCGCCCATGCCCTCAAACACGGGCAGTGATGACTTGGGCCTGCCCGCCCGGTTGATCGAGGAGGGACATCTCTCCGAGGCGCAGCTGGAAACCATCATCATGGCGCATGATGCCCATGGGCGCGACCTGCCCGGTCGGTTTACCATCGATGACGACCAGACCAAGCTGACGCGCGCCGATGATGACCCGGATGCACGTGCCTATCGCCTTGGCTATTTCCTCGGCGACGGCACCGGTTGCGGCAAGGGGCGCGAATGCGCGGGCCTCATCCTTGTCAACTGGCTGGCCGGGCGCAGAAAAGCGATCTGGGTCTCCAAATCCGCCACGCTTATCGAGGACGCCATCCGCGACTGGACCGATCTTGGCGGCTCGCCCGCCGACATCCAGCCGCTCTCCAAGTGGAAACCGGACCAGCCCGTCCCGATGGGCGACGGTATCCTCTTCGTCACCTACGCCACGCTGCGGTCCGCGGGCAAATGCGGTACCACGCGACTGAGCCAGGTTCTCGACTGGATGGGTGAAGACTTCGAAGGCGTACTGGCCTTTGATGAAGCCCATGCCATGCAGAACGCGGCCGGGTCGGAGCAGGGCAGGGGGGTCAAACCCTCCCAGCAGGGCCTTGCTGGCCTGCGGCTGCAACTGGCAGCACCCCGCGCTCGCGTCTTCTACATCTCGGCCACGGGTGCCACGAGCGTGCACAACCTCGCCTATGCCGCGCGGCTGGGGCTCTGGGGGCAGGGCCCCGAATATCCCTTCCCGAGCTGCGAGAGCTTTGTGTCGGCGATGGAAGCCGGCGGCGTTGCCGCCATGGAGGTGGTTGCGCGCGATCTCAAGACGCTCGGACTTTACACAGCGCGTGCCCTCAGCTTCGACGGTGTTGAATACGATGTGCTGGAACACGCGCTGACCCCGGCCCAGATCGAGGTCTATGACGCCTACGCTGGAGCGTTTCGCACCATCCACCATAATCTCGAGGCGGCTCTGACGGCGACCGGTGTCAGCAATGCCTCGGGCGAGACCAATGCCTCGGCCGCACGCGCCTCTGCCAAATCTCGCTTCGAGAGCACGAAACAGCGCTTCTTCAACCATCTCCTGATGGGCATGAAGGCTCCAAGTATCATCCACGCCATCAAGGAAGATTTGGCGGCAGGCAATGCTTGCGTCATCCAGGTTGTCTCGACAGGCGAGAGCCTGCTGAAGCGTCGGCTTGAGGCGATGGACCCGGAGGATGAACTCGTCGAAGGTGCCTTGACGCCGCGCGATTATGTTCTGGGATACCTCGAACAGGCCTTCCCGATCCACGCGCAAAAGCTCGTGGAGATTGACGGCAACATGGTCGCGGAACCCTTGCGGGATGAGGCCGGCGCGCTGGTCGTCTCGCGCGAAGCGCTCGCTTTACGTGACGCGGCCATGATGGAGTTGATGACGCTGGCGCCGATCCCCTCGGCGCTCGATCAGATCCTCTGGGCCTTTGGCGACGAGGCCGTCGCTGAAGTCACGGGTCGGTCCATCCGGCCCCTCAAGGCCGAGGATGGTCATCTCTTCATCGAGAAGCGTAGCGCCAGCAGCAATTCATCCGAGACTCAAGCCTTCATGGACGGCGAAAAGGATATCCTGATCTTCTCCGATGCAGGCGGCACTGGCCGTTCCTATCATGCGGCACAAACGGCGAAGAACCAGAAACGGCGGCGGCACTACCTGCTGGAGCCCGGCTGGCGCGCGGATGCAGCCATCCAGGGGCTCGGCCGCACGCATCGCTCGGCCCAGGTCAGCGCACCGTTCTTTCGGGTCTGCACCTCCGATGTGCATGGCGAGAAACGTTTCACCTCGACGATCGCCAAACGCCTCGACCAGCTGGGGGCCCTGACCAAGGGCCAGCGCGAGACCGGCTCGCAAGGCATGTTCCGCGAGGAGGACAATCTCGAAAGCCCGATCGCGCGAGCGGCGCTGCGTGGGTATTTCGCCGATCTTGCCGCCGGGCGCGCCGAGGCGATGAGCTACGAGAGCTTCACCGACTGGACGGCCCTGCGGCTGATCGACAAGGACGGGGTGCTGCTCGAAGAGCTTCCCCCGATCCAGCGGTTTCTCAACCGGGTGCTTGCCCTTCCCATCCACATGCAGAACGCGCTCTTTGCCGAGTTCATGCGCCGGATTGCCGATCAGTCTGAGCGGGCGCGCGCGGCGGGCACGCTCGATCTCGGCGTGGAAACCCTACGTGGCGAAAAGATCGAGCAGGTCTCCACCGAGGATCTCTGGACCTGCCCGAAATCCGGCGCCGTGACGCGGATTATCGGACTTGAGGTGACGGACCCAGTGTATGTCCTGGTCGCCGAAGAGGCCATATCGCGCAATCCCGACAAGCTGCCGATGGTGAATCGCGCCTCCGGTCGCGCGGCGCTCATCTCGGCGCGGCCCATGCAGATGTATGACGAGGACATTGTCACGCTGATGCGCAAGGCGGTGCGGCCAAACGGGTCGAGCTATCTCGAAGAGGCACGGTTTGAGTCCTCGGCTTGGGAAGAGATCGACAGGCCCGAATTTGCGCAGATTTGGGAGGCCGAGGCTGCGTCCCTGCCAAAAACCACCACGACCAAGCTCTACCTGCTGACCGGGCTGCTGCTGCCGATCTGGAAGGACATTCCGACCACCAATGAGCGGATCTACCGTGTCACGCCAGACGGGGCGACGGCCATGATCGGGCGGACGCTGAGTGAGGAAGGGGCGGCCTCGCTGCGCGCCCGCTTCCTCGTCTCCAATCCGCAAACGCCACAGGAGATGTTGACCGCCGCCCTCGGCACCACCGCACCTGTCGATCTGGGCCGGGGTCTGACCCTGACCCGTCGCCGGGTCGCAGGCGAGATGCGCCTTGAGTTGGGCGGTGCGGATCGGGGCATGATCGATGGCCTCAAGGCGCTCGGCTGCTTCACCGAGATCATCGCCTTCCAGTTGCGTGTGTTCCTGCCGCATGGGGACGGGATCGACACGGGAAGCATTCTGGCCCGGATCGTGGGCCAGCGAGCCGCTAGAGCGGCAGAACAAGCCGCCTGA
- a CDS encoding tyrosine-type recombinase/integrase, with amino-acid sequence MTEERISPLRARMIEDMRIRGMGEKAQKSHIRAIKDFAQFLGHSPDTATPEELRAYQLHMTDTGVTASTFNVRIVALRFFFGMTCGREDMKRYMQFRTQPRKLPVVFSVEEVSDILMAAPGPGLKYRAALSISYGAGLRAAEVCNLKIGDIDSDRMLIHVEQGKGRKDRKVMLSPGLLNLLRDWWREARPEGWLFPGKPKINPISPRQLNRAFTSAKHMAGISKPATLHTLRHSFATHLLEANTDVRVIQVLLGHAKLTTTAQYTHVATKTIRDTVSPYEMLAKLQDQTVKRSLE; translated from the coding sequence ATGACCGAGGAGAGGATTTCGCCGCTACGGGCGCGGATGATCGAAGACATGCGCATCCGGGGGATGGGCGAGAAGGCACAGAAGTCCCACATCAGGGCAATCAAGGATTTCGCCCAATTCCTTGGGCATTCACCTGATACCGCCACCCCGGAGGAGTTGCGCGCCTACCAGCTGCACATGACCGACACCGGGGTCACGGCCAGCACGTTCAACGTGAGGATCGTGGCGCTGCGGTTCTTCTTCGGCATGACCTGCGGGCGCGAGGACATGAAGCGCTACATGCAGTTCCGCACCCAGCCGCGGAAGTTGCCTGTGGTGTTCAGCGTCGAGGAGGTTTCGGACATCCTGATGGCGGCACCCGGGCCGGGCCTGAAGTATCGGGCCGCGCTCAGCATCTCCTATGGTGCGGGGCTGCGCGCCGCCGAGGTCTGCAATCTCAAGATCGGCGACATCGACAGCGACCGCATGCTGATCCATGTCGAGCAAGGTAAAGGACGGAAGGACCGCAAGGTCATGCTCTCTCCGGGCCTGCTGAACCTGCTTCGTGACTGGTGGCGCGAAGCGCGTCCCGAGGGCTGGCTGTTCCCGGGCAAGCCGAAGATCAATCCGATCTCGCCTCGGCAGCTGAACCGGGCTTTCACCTCGGCCAAGCACATGGCCGGGATCAGCAAGCCGGCGACACTGCACACGCTCAGGCACAGCTTTGCGACGCACCTGCTCGAGGCCAACACGGATGTGCGGGTGATCCAGGTCCTCCTCGGCCATGCCAAGCTCACCACGACGGCGCAATACACCCATGTCGCGACCAAGACGATCCGTGACACGGTCAGCCCCTACGAGATGCTGGCCAAGCTGCAGGATCAGACGGTGAAGCGAAGTCTGGAGTGA
- a CDS encoding DUF6915 family protein, with product MAHPLHHAESSARKFGGVPSDYQAVHDWFDASKEHLALFTHRAMRHHAQGLFEAERVFGLTLTNSAGRDIPVRWIGEQHVREDCQGRIPSMADWLRRIQPEPWMANGHIDRYSGSEPCGDPRFAWASEVAAGRTVLGLKDWMAARATQATQGA from the coding sequence ATGGCGCATCCGCTTCACCATGCCGAAAGCTCGGCCCGGAAATTCGGCGGGGTGCCGTCTGACTATCAGGCTGTGCACGATTGGTTTGACGCCTCGAAAGAGCACCTCGCGCTCTTCACGCACCGAGCTATGCGCCATCATGCCCAAGGCCTGTTCGAGGCCGAACGTGTCTTCGGCTTGACCCTGACCAACAGTGCAGGTCGGGACATTCCCGTGCGCTGGATCGGCGAGCAGCATGTCCGCGAAGACTGTCAGGGCCGGATCCCGAGCATGGCGGACTGGCTGCGACGGATCCAGCCCGAGCCATGGATGGCCAATGGCCACATCGACCGGTATTCCGGCTCCGAGCCCTGCGGCGACCCAAGGTTCGCTTGGGCCTCCGAGGTCGCCGCCGGAAGAACGGTTCTTGGCCTGAAGGATTGGATGGCGGCGCGCGCGACGCAAGCCACGCAAGGTGCCTGA
- a CDS encoding DUF6927 domain-containing protein encodes MGWLFYTDGRVQTYADEKAEIARLCTFEGERRKTELVKACKVGSTWYAAAKVTNIDGTPVEDTTYVTDADGSITFAAVFLTRYDDGCWGYKDMEESAGPNESRAPLGLIELLSDLKDPDSYAHAWRQRCQDWAAIPDYEEGDKIKLAAPVTLTDGSTCQIVTATHYRRGRQKRRCYRIEETGGLVRLSKASLAGSELLSSAKGAASPVLAEFLAGRN; translated from the coding sequence ATGGGTTGGCTCTTCTACACCGACGGCCGCGTCCAGACCTACGCAGATGAGAAAGCGGAGATTGCTCGGCTGTGCACCTTCGAGGGCGAAAGGCGCAAGACGGAACTGGTCAAAGCCTGCAAGGTGGGTTCGACTTGGTACGCGGCGGCAAAGGTCACAAATATCGACGGCACCCCTGTCGAAGACACGACCTATGTCACCGATGCGGATGGCTCCATCACTTTCGCCGCCGTATTCCTTACCCGATATGATGACGGCTGCTGGGGCTACAAGGACATGGAGGAAAGCGCTGGCCCGAACGAGTCGCGTGCTCCCCTTGGGCTGATCGAGCTCCTCTCCGATCTGAAAGACCCAGACAGCTATGCTCATGCCTGGCGCCAGCGCTGCCAGGACTGGGCTGCGATCCCGGACTACGAGGAAGGCGACAAGATCAAGCTCGCAGCACCTGTGACGCTCACTGATGGCAGTACCTGCCAGATTGTCACCGCGACCCACTACAGGCGCGGGCGGCAAAAGCGCCGCTGCTACCGCATCGAGGAAACTGGTGGGCTCGTACGCCTGTCGAAGGCCTCGCTTGCGGGCTCGGAGTTGCTCAGCTCCGCGAAAGGTGCGGCTAGCCCGGTGCTGGCGGAGTTCCTGGCGGGGCGAAATTAG
- a CDS encoding DUF736 family protein yields the protein MFAGTLTRNVETAAAEYTGMIHSTRFDIAIQLEARAKMSERSPDFDVTAVNKTGRKVRIGTAWNETGNTSGNPYISMQIDVGLGPFRVNAVQTKEARAAQSGEFEIIPLVSNGLMKSGSISGELTAMDADNAFTGYIANMMFDLEFMLIENSYKSEETHPDYRIEVSSPRGKPIRVGSAWMAKSSRTGNDYLSLLINTPDGDLRVNAVQNEEQRGGQTFSIIPFIDSGEQPQDAGAGLSLVA from the coding sequence ATGTTCGCAGGAACCCTCACCCGCAATGTCGAGACCGCAGCCGCCGAGTACACCGGCATGATCCACTCGACGCGCTTTGACATCGCCATCCAGTTGGAGGCGCGGGCCAAGATGTCCGAACGCAGCCCGGATTTTGACGTGACGGCAGTCAACAAAACAGGCCGCAAGGTGCGCATCGGCACGGCCTGGAACGAGACCGGCAATACCAGCGGCAACCCCTACATCTCGATGCAGATCGATGTCGGCTTGGGTCCGTTCCGGGTCAACGCGGTCCAGACGAAAGAAGCGCGCGCGGCCCAGAGTGGCGAATTCGAGATCATCCCGCTGGTCTCGAACGGCCTGATGAAATCCGGCTCGATCTCGGGCGAGCTCACCGCCATGGACGCTGACAACGCCTTCACGGGCTACATCGCCAACATGATGTTCGATCTGGAGTTCATGCTGATCGAGAACAGCTACAAATCCGAGGAGACCCACCCAGATTACCGGATCGAGGTCAGCTCGCCCCGGGGTAAACCAATCCGCGTCGGCTCGGCGTGGATGGCCAAAAGCAGCCGCACGGGCAATGACTACCTGTCGCTGCTGATCAACACGCCTGATGGCGACTTGCGCGTCAACGCCGTGCAGAACGAAGAACAGCGCGGCGGGCAGACCTTCTCGATCATCCCGTTCATCGACAGCGGTGAGCAGCCGCAGGACGCGGGCGCGGGGCTCTCCTTGGTCGCCTAA
- a CDS encoding type II toxin-antitoxin system PrlF family antitoxin: MTALAQDVSKLTDRYQTTVPAGVRKQLKLGKGDQIRYCTEPSGRVYIEPVRSDEEDPVLGAFLDFVEADIKAHPDRIRAFDGALHDRLAALVGDVDVDLDAPLSLEDE; this comes from the coding sequence ATGACAGCCCTCGCACAAGATGTCTCGAAACTCACGGATCGGTATCAGACGACCGTGCCGGCGGGTGTGCGCAAGCAGCTCAAGCTGGGCAAGGGCGACCAGATTCGCTACTGCACCGAGCCGAGTGGCAGGGTCTATATCGAGCCCGTCCGCAGCGACGAGGAAGATCCCGTGCTCGGAGCCTTTCTCGATTTTGTCGAGGCCGATATCAAGGCGCATCCGGACCGCATTCGGGCATTCGATGGGGCTTTGCATGACCGTCTTGCAGCACTGGTCGGAGACGTTGACGTCGATCTCGATGCGCCGCTATCGCTCGAGGATGAATGA
- a CDS encoding DUF6878 family protein → MTNPQIDYAAMAAQWRAERETTLKASRVELLAQLRALGISEVTAQYEGYGDSGNVEDVTVQPAEVQLPEALATEVGDFAWLLAYHHHPGFENNEGGYGTLTWDLRNDSITLDHADAQVEYSHSYDEGL, encoded by the coding sequence ATGACCAATCCCCAAATCGACTATGCCGCAATGGCGGCTCAGTGGCGTGCAGAGCGCGAAACCACCTTGAAGGCATCCAGAGTGGAGCTGCTCGCGCAACTACGTGCGCTTGGCATCAGCGAGGTCACTGCCCAATACGAAGGCTATGGCGACTCCGGCAATGTCGAGGACGTGACGGTGCAGCCTGCAGAGGTCCAACTGCCGGAGGCGCTTGCCACAGAGGTTGGCGACTTCGCCTGGTTGCTCGCCTATCACCATCACCCGGGGTTCGAGAACAACGAGGGTGGCTACGGCACGCTGACCTGGGACTTGCGCAACGACAGTATCACCTTGGATCACGCGGACGCTCAAGTCGAATATTCGCATAGCTATGACGAGGGGCTGTGA